The following coding sequences are from one Cygnus olor isolate bCygOlo1 chromosome 2, bCygOlo1.pri.v2, whole genome shotgun sequence window:
- the CRH gene encoding corticoliberin, which translates to MKLQVLVCTGLLLLLVALLPCQECRALSKSPGAAHGALHQPDFFPQRQQQQTLPVLLRMGEEYFLRLGNLNKRPAGSFSASSSSSSSSSSSSSSSHPQPQASATNFFRAAVQQLQQLPERSLGSPEEGEGEGEAVEREKRSEEPPISLDLTFHLLREVLEMARAEQLAQQAHSNRKLMEIIGK; encoded by the coding sequence ATGAAGCTCCAGGTGCTGGTGTGCAcgggactgctgctgctgctggtcgccctcctgccctgccaggagTGCAGGGCGCTCAGCAAGAGCCCCGGAGCCGCCCACGGGGCTCTGCACCAGCCGGATTTCTTCccgcagcggcagcagcagcaaactctgCCCGTCCTGCTCCGCATGGGAGAAGAGTATTTCCTGCGCCTGGGCAACCTCAACAAGAGACCCGCCGGCTCTTTCTCCgcctcttccagcagcagcagcagcagcagcagcagcagcagcagcagccacccacAGCCCCAAGCCTCCGCCACCAACTTTTTCCGGGCGGCGGTgcaacagctgcagcagctgcccgaGCGCTCGCTGGGGAGCCCCGAGGAGGGCGAAGGCGAGGGGGAGGCCGTGGAGAGGGAGAAGCGGTCCGAGGAGCCCCCCATTTCTCTGGACCTGACTTTCCACCTCCTCCGAGAGGTCTTGGAGATGGCCCGAGCCGAGCAGTTGGCGCAGCAAGCCCACAGCAACAGGAAACTGATGGAGATCATCGGGAAGTGA